In Rhopalosiphum padi isolate XX-2018 chromosome 3, ASM2088224v1, whole genome shotgun sequence, the genomic stretch tacaatgcaattttgaattagtaatttttattctcAGTCAAAAaggataaaaatgtaatacaatccATATAAGTTGTTTCAaaggtaattcaaaaatattaaatacaaaggcacaatattttaaatgtgaaaGATATAATACACGTgctatatgatttaattacaaACTACTAATGTCAATCATttctctttattatttatttacctacaattaatttatttcaaaatatttctaaaatttcaCTAGTGTCGTAATTAACAATAGGtgcaattagttatttttaaactacattATATAAGTCAGTGAAATTGTTCAGTTATTCtatttttgtatagtttataagttCATAGCCATTAAGTTCTAGAAAACAGAGAACAGTCTAATTTTGATTaactaatttagaaaaattgtaattaatgtaatttttttttcttaaaaattgttatcaagtaataaataaataattgtttttctacGTTTTTGTTTGCTAGTTTACAAAACAAATACAGCAACACGAGTACatgttataagtttattatagacacataatgtacctactatgactataaagctttaaaaatataactaatacataAGTATAACCAGGGCATATCACCCACAAAATTTCAATGTTCTAAGTAAATGCCTATTTTAACCTTGCTTTCACCATGACAATGAACATTTTTTGTACCTGTTAGGTAAAATTAAGTATCAAATTTGCAgtcttaaataatttgatttaaacatCACTTAAATGCATCATTctgaataatgatttattatcagAAAAAAACTGAAGTTATGGTTGAAAAAGAAATATCATTTAGATCAAAGTAACAAACAGACTTCCTACAGACAGTTTgtcacatttattataataatcgcaAACATCAATTATTATCTTTGAATAACAGGAAtatcatataactattataaaaaaagtgcgTTAAGTTATCTTAATCACtaacattaattaatgtaaacatTGAACAATTAAACTTGAacgatctaaaaaaaaaaaaaaaattatacaattgagTAACTAACAGACCACACTAGGTATTGTgtgaaatcaaatattataattataccacatatgaataaataatgtttttaaacataagtttttttgtttcataatcattaatacagtattatagatgaaatttaaatatcaaattaaaaagtgttaaaatatttttttatactgtttGTAGAATAAaaccatacataatattataaatgcatttcaTGTTGAAATCaccaacaaataaaacaaagctGATGGAActatggacaaaaaaaaaatgtctagttCTAGTTTCTACATTTTAAGCATACAATAATTTCATAcctaataagtttttattgatCTTTTGTAATTATATGTACATGAAAAGTGTAAGGATGATTTTTATTCATAGTACAAAGTAATAACTTACGCACGTTCAGACATCGTTATGGGGAGGGGGATTGAATTAAACACTAATGGTACCCCATAGTATGTACTAGGTTATTTTGGTCCgtacattacatttaataataatagtaataataataatggcggATTCGTAACAATGTACTGATTggggatttatttaaaaactaaatactacACATTAAATCTTCACATGTTCACCAGACATGCACTTCACGGATCTCACTAATTATGTTGTTAGCATTCTGTAAGGCCTGTTGAAAAGAGAAAAAAGTTTACAACCATTTTTTATGTAGAAAAGTGATGGTGGACATAAACACACAATACCTTAAGCATATCGATGGCTTCTTTTCTGCGATTAGATATATGTTCAGATTCATTAAGTAACTCTTCTACTTGTTCGGATTTGTATAAATGTGTTACTAGTTCTGATTGCAAGTAGTTCTTcacaaaatttactaaaaagtgCATTATAGCTTTTGGAACACTATCTTGAATAGATTTTCTGACAATGTAGAAATATGATTTGATCAATCTTTCTATAAACGAAcaagaaaaaacaaaatcaaaatatacattcaaCAAGTTAACAAGtcataataattttcaagtggagaacaatattatgtaccaatTACGTCACAATCACGTAGTTCTTTCTCAGATAGGTTTCTGTTTGATGGACTCTGCAAATCCATGCTGTTAAAATTGCTGACTACACTCGAAGGCCCACTCATTTCATTTTGCACTTGATGCACTGGTGTTGTTGCTGGAGATGATTCAACAGAATTCATTTCACCGTTCATGTCAGCTTGATGCTGTCTTGGCGTTTTCTTCATTGATCCTGTGCTAGCGACActctttaaaacataaaatatattaatacatagacAAAAAAAGTTCTATAGGAACGTGCCTATTTTTTCTCTACACTTTTGTGGTAAGTAACAAATACTGgtaaaattagatattattttttatttgtcctagaaaattaaaaaattgttggtTGTCAGTAAATTATGATGTATggaacaatatttcaatattcaaataatatgatacaaatttgTTCATTTTGCTTGCAATACAGTagataatgtgtataataaaataaaatacatttttcaaataaaattcaacatgtaaattatttactttaaaaatgaaatataataaatgaaactaTCAAAAACTTCAGCATGTAGTATGAATCAATATGAATCttgatttgttttttcattcattaattattattcactttaattataattcaggatttacaatcttaataattaacaaaaacttcacaatataatatattatatctgcaGATGGTTTTGTACGCAAATAgcaattatcaaaaatgtaaaaaaagttaAGTACTATCACTAGTATTGCACACTTACATCTCTATCACATCCAGTAACAGAATTGTTCACATTGTATTTTCTCAACATGCGTTGTCTTGAAAATTCGTCTTCTTCAGCACTTTTCATCATGAGTGATACGAGTTCTGCATCTCTATGAAAATCTGGGTGTTTAGTGTTTATGTACGCAAGTTCAATAGCCACCAAATTTTCAACCTTTAAACAGtaacatagtaaatataaatataattattttttgttgtggCTCAAACTTACCATTGCATTTGTTGTAGGTAAACGTCTACGCAATAACTGTGTAACAACATCTACAATGCTTTCATGGAGCTTAGGGAATCTGATCATTTCCTGTTGTGACTCAATTCCACAGTGTTGAATCATACGCTGCATTTCTTCGTGTACAAGTTCTACACATCGTAAAGATGGTTCTTCTAGCCGGCGTATTTGTCTTTTTACCAACAACTCAAAAGATACTTCTGGAACAAATAATGCGGGTCTTGGCCCTGTGGCATTCCGGATGGCAGTCAACACATCCATTTTGGATAAACCAGTCAAAGGATGAATAGAATCCAAAACCTTGCCAAACGTCTCatgaaatatataacatattcgaGCACCACCGcacctataaataaatagaattatataatagaatatttattaaaaaaaaaaatcaatatttttagttacagTTCAGTTGTTTCGATATTCTTAGAAGTACCATCAATTGTTGAACAATACGCTGCAGCAAATTTTGTAATGATTTGCAACAGTGTTTGGCTCTTATCTGTTACATCATCACCAAAAGAATATAAAAGTGATTGAAATTGTGAAACCATAACATTCACTCTTGTCTAAAAACACACCATTCACAGGTCAAATAaacttcttaaaattattttatattgctaaATAGCAGGGAAAGTGAACCTTTCTATACCCATacgtcaaataaaaaatgttagcgAAATTGTATTTTCCCTTGCAAGTcaactaaattaataacttttttcttGTTAATCCTATAAAATTTCTATTGTTTTTGAATACTTCCTTGAGTCACTATAAGTCATAGATTTACGATCTCTGCTATATagcatataattaatatcatacgaCTTGaccatttatttattctttaatacatattcaatgttttgatatattaaatactacaatGGACATTTTACAATGAATAAAACTATACTGAGCTTAGATGTTTTTTCTAATGTTTTTGTGGATAAAAGATATTGATgatcatcaaaataattaaatattttacttttaatttaatgagaatatggttctatttttaaaatattttaataatacctattcttaaaaatataattaaatacacaattgttttatacattatttaatttttaagcaa encodes the following:
- the LOC132924688 gene encoding dynamin-1-like protein, with the protein product MEALIPVINRLQDVFNTVGYDAIQLPQIVVVGSQSSGKSSVIESIVGRSFLPRGIGIVTRCPLILQLVNCPLTDKEHRSSENGTVNLEEWGEFLHCKNKIFKDFNEIREEIQSETNKVAGSNKGICPEPISLKIYSIHVLNLSLVDLPGITKVPVGDQPEDIESQVKNLVVKYIQNPNSIILAVSTANTDMSTSESLKLAKDVDSEGKRTLAVITKLDLMDAGTDAVDILCGRVIPVKLGIIGVVNRSQQDINDNKSITDALKDESTFLQRKYPSLANRNGTPYLTKTLNRLLMHHIRDCLPNLKTRVNVMVSQFQSLLYSFGDDVTDKSQTLLQIITKFAAAYCSTIDGTSKNIETTELCGGARICYIFHETFGKVLDSIHPLTGLSKMDVLTAIRNATGPRPALFVPEVSFELLVKRQIRRLEEPSLRCVELVHEEMQRMIQHCGIESQQEMIRFPKLHESIVDVVTQLLRRRLPTTNAMVENLVAIELAYINTKHPDFHRDAELVSLMMKSAEEDEFSRQRMLRKYNVNNSVTGCDRDSVASTGSMKKTPRQHQADMNGEMNSVESSPATTPVHQVQNEMSGPSSVVSNFNSMDLQSPSNRNLSEKELRDCDVIERLIKSYFYIVRKSIQDSVPKAIMHFLVNFVKNYLQSELVTHLYKSEQVEELLNESEHISNRRKEAIDMLKALQNANNIISEIREVHVW